In Bacillus cereus ATCC 14579, a single window of DNA contains:
- the fabF gene encoding beta-ketoacyl-ACP synthase II gives MEKKRVVITGLGAVTPVGTDVETAWENIKKGVSGIGRLTRIDPELFPAKVAAEINDFEVEKYIDKKEARRMDRFTQYAVAAAKMAVADAKLEITEENGPRIGVWIGSGIGGMETYEEQFKIFTEKGPRRVSPFFVPMMIPDMAAGQVSIATGAKGINTCSVTACASGANSIGDAFKAIQRGDADAMITGGAEAPLTSMAFAGFSSAKALTFNEDPATACRPFDKNRSGFVMGEGSGILILEELEHALARGAHIYAEIAGYGATGDAFHITMPAPGGEGGVRAMRQALADAGLQPEDIDYINAHGTSTDANEKYETMAIKETFGEHAYKVAISSTKSMTGHLLGAAGAVEAIFSIKSITDGVIPPTINYETPDPECDLDYVPNQARHQEVNAVLSNSLGFGGHNAVLVFKSYK, from the coding sequence ATGGAAAAAAAGAGGGTCGTAATTACAGGACTAGGAGCTGTTACACCGGTCGGAACAGATGTTGAAACAGCGTGGGAAAACATTAAAAAGGGTGTATCTGGAATCGGGCGACTTACAAGAATTGATCCAGAACTATTTCCAGCAAAAGTAGCAGCGGAAATTAACGACTTTGAAGTCGAGAAATATATTGATAAAAAAGAAGCGCGCCGTATGGATCGCTTTACACAATATGCAGTGGCAGCAGCGAAAATGGCAGTTGCAGATGCAAAACTTGAAATTACAGAAGAAAACGGACCTCGAATTGGTGTATGGATTGGATCTGGTATTGGCGGTATGGAAACATACGAAGAACAATTTAAGATTTTTACTGAGAAAGGCCCACGCCGCGTGAGCCCATTCTTCGTGCCGATGATGATTCCAGATATGGCAGCAGGTCAAGTATCAATCGCAACAGGAGCAAAAGGAATTAACACTTGTTCTGTAACGGCTTGTGCATCTGGTGCAAACTCAATTGGTGATGCATTTAAAGCAATTCAGCGTGGTGATGCTGATGCAATGATTACAGGCGGAGCAGAAGCGCCGCTAACAAGTATGGCATTCGCAGGATTTAGCTCAGCGAAAGCATTAACATTTAATGAAGACCCAGCAACGGCTTGCCGTCCATTTGATAAAAACCGTAGCGGTTTCGTAATGGGTGAAGGCTCAGGTATTCTAATTCTTGAAGAATTAGAGCACGCATTAGCACGCGGTGCTCACATTTACGCGGAAATTGCGGGTTATGGTGCAACTGGAGATGCATTCCATATTACAATGCCTGCTCCTGGTGGGGAAGGCGGAGTGCGTGCAATGCGTCAAGCTTTAGCTGATGCAGGCCTACAGCCAGAAGATATTGATTACATTAATGCGCACGGTACAAGTACTGATGCGAATGAAAAATATGAAACGATGGCAATTAAAGAAACTTTCGGTGAGCACGCGTATAAAGTAGCAATTAGCTCAACGAAATCAATGACAGGTCACTTATTAGGAGCAGCTGGTGCTGTTGAAGCGATTTTCTCTATTAAATCAATTACAGACGGAGTAATTCCTCCAACAATTAACTATGAGACACCAGATCCAGAATGTGACTTAGATTACGTCCCAAATCAAGCGAGACACCAAGAAGTAAATGCAGTATTAAGTAACTCATTAGGATTTGGTGGTCATAACGCAGTGTTAGTATTTAAATCGTATAAATAA